Proteins encoded within one genomic window of Halobacteroides halobius DSM 5150:
- a CDS encoding ArsR/SmtB family transcription factor gives MTDDKLICQDYCPNLKNIEEVESEELSKNVVKNLAATFKVLSDPTRIRIINVLANKELCVCDICELLDMSQSAISHQLRKLRDMNLVKYRKEGRVVHYSLDDEHILQLFCQGLEHVREDR, from the coding sequence GTGACTGATGATAAATTGATTTGTCAAGATTATTGTCCTAATTTAAAAAATATTGAGGAAGTAGAGAGCGAAGAATTATCAAAAAATGTAGTTAAAAATTTAGCTGCCACTTTTAAAGTGTTAAGTGATCCAACTAGAATTAGAATTATTAATGTATTGGCTAATAAAGAATTATGTGTTTGTGATATTTGTGAATTATTGGACATGAGCCAATCTGCTATTTCACATCAATTAAGAAAATTAAGAGATATGAATTTAGTTAAATATCGTAAAGAAGGACGAGTTGTTCATTATTCTCTAGATGATGAGCATATTTTACAATTATTTTGCCAAGGATTAGAACATGTCAGAGAAGATAGATAA